A single window of Streptomyces sudanensis DNA harbors:
- a CDS encoding ABC transporter ATP-binding protein encodes MKSATGEQQAHTAERGWARRLWGYAWRHRRDVVLALGSSLGGMALMALVPLITKIVIDDVIGAGTGSLTLWIGLFVATAVAVYALTYVRRYYGGRLALDVQHDLRTEMHATITRLDGRRQDELSTGQVVGRATSDLQLIQGLLFMLPMTVGNVLLFVISLGVMVWLSPPLTLVVLAVAPALWFVAKRSRTRLHPATWYAQAQAGHVAGVVDGAVTGVRVVKGFGQEEQETGKLRAAGRELFAARLRTIRLNARYTPALQAVPALGQVAMLALGGWLATRGEITLGTFVAFSTYLAQLVGPVRMLAMVLTVGQQARAGVERVLELIDTEPSLRDGTRDLPADAPAGIEFDDVSFSYGDDGPPVLDGFSLTVRPGETVAVVGASGSGKSTVSLLVPRFYDATGGTVRVGGHDVRDLTLRSLRAAIGLVPEDSFLFSDTVRANIAYGRPDATDEEIEAAARAAQAHRFVTDLPDGYDTTVGEHGLTLSGGQRQRIALARAILTDPRLLLLDDATSAVDARVEHEIHEALRSVMAGRTTLLIAHRRSTLNLADRIAVLDGGRLSDIGTHDELQERSALYRRLLTDPDELGGVSPGHPLPGGTPDEDEHTVRDELDAEFDAERGITPALWDREAAAPGPASAPGATPELLARLEALPPATDTPDVDEARAVRPEQSYGLRRLLRGFGAPLLVSLLLVAVDAGMGLLLPVLIRHGIDEGVTRLSLGAVWAASALALLTVLAQWAAQVGEVRMTGRTGERVLYALRLKLFAQLQRLGLDYYERELTGRIMTRMTTDVDALSTFLQTGLVTAFVSVVTFFGIMVALVVIDVQMALVVFATLPVLVVGTFFFRRASVRAYELARERIGAVNADLQESVAGLRIVQAFRREKSGAARFAERSLEYRRARVRGQWLISVYFPFVQLLSSLAAAAVLVVGAGRIEAGTLTAGALVAYLLYIDLFFAPVQQLSQVFDGYQQASVSLGRMQELLREPTSTPPAADPRPVPSLKGEIAFEDVSFAYGDDEPALSGVSLRIPAGQTVAFVGETGAGKSTLVKLVARFYDPTSGRVTADGTDLRELDLTAYRHRLGVVPQEAYLFPGTVRDAIAYGRPGATDAEVEAAARAVGAHDMIATLDGGYLHEVAERGRNLSAGQRQLIALARAELVDPDVLLLDEATAALDLATEAQVNAAAERLAGRRTTLVVAHRLTTAARADRVVVMDRGRVAEDGTHEELLARGGRYAALWRTFVGEPEPERVG; translated from the coding sequence GTGAAGTCGGCGACGGGGGAACAACAGGCGCACACCGCGGAGCGGGGGTGGGCCCGCCGGCTGTGGGGCTACGCCTGGCGGCACCGCCGGGACGTGGTGCTCGCACTCGGCTCGTCGCTGGGCGGCATGGCGCTGATGGCGCTGGTCCCGCTCATCACCAAGATCGTCATCGACGACGTGATCGGGGCCGGCACCGGCTCCCTCACCCTGTGGATCGGCCTGTTCGTCGCCACCGCCGTCGCGGTGTACGCCCTGACGTACGTCCGCCGCTACTACGGCGGGCGCCTCGCCCTGGACGTCCAGCACGACCTGCGCACCGAGATGCACGCCACGATCACCCGCCTCGACGGCAGACGGCAGGACGAGCTGTCCACCGGGCAGGTCGTCGGCCGGGCCACCAGCGACCTCCAGCTCATCCAGGGCCTGCTGTTCATGCTCCCGATGACCGTCGGGAACGTCCTGCTGTTCGTCATCAGCCTCGGCGTCATGGTCTGGCTGTCCCCGCCCCTCACCCTCGTCGTCCTCGCCGTCGCCCCCGCCCTGTGGTTCGTCGCCAAACGCAGCCGCACCCGCCTCCACCCCGCCACCTGGTACGCCCAGGCGCAGGCCGGGCACGTCGCCGGAGTCGTCGACGGGGCCGTCACGGGCGTGCGCGTCGTCAAGGGCTTCGGCCAGGAGGAGCAGGAGACCGGCAAGCTCCGCGCCGCGGGCCGGGAGCTGTTCGCCGCCCGCCTGCGCACCATCCGGCTGAACGCCCGCTACACCCCCGCCCTCCAGGCCGTGCCCGCCCTCGGCCAGGTCGCCATGCTGGCGCTCGGCGGCTGGCTCGCCACCCGGGGGGAGATCACGCTCGGCACCTTCGTCGCCTTCTCCACCTACCTCGCCCAGCTCGTCGGCCCCGTCCGGATGCTCGCCATGGTCCTCACCGTCGGCCAGCAGGCCCGCGCCGGCGTCGAGCGCGTCCTGGAGCTGATCGACACCGAGCCGTCCCTGCGCGACGGCACCCGGGACCTGCCCGCCGACGCGCCCGCCGGCATCGAGTTCGACGACGTCTCCTTCTCCTACGGCGACGACGGGCCCCCCGTCCTCGACGGCTTCTCCCTCACCGTCCGCCCCGGCGAGACCGTCGCCGTCGTCGGCGCGTCCGGCAGCGGCAAGTCCACCGTCTCGCTCCTGGTGCCCCGGTTCTACGACGCGACCGGCGGCACCGTCCGCGTCGGCGGCCACGACGTGCGCGACCTCACCCTCCGGTCGCTGCGCGCCGCCATCGGCCTCGTACCGGAGGACAGCTTCCTCTTCTCCGACACGGTCCGGGCCAACATCGCCTACGGGCGGCCCGACGCCACCGACGAGGAGATCGAGGCCGCCGCCCGCGCCGCCCAGGCCCACCGGTTCGTCACCGACCTGCCCGACGGCTACGACACGACCGTCGGCGAACACGGGCTCACCCTCTCCGGCGGCCAGCGCCAGCGCATCGCCCTCGCCCGGGCCATCCTCACCGACCCCCGGCTGCTCCTCCTCGACGACGCCACCTCCGCCGTCGACGCCCGCGTCGAGCACGAGATCCACGAGGCGCTGCGCTCCGTCATGGCAGGGCGGACCACGCTCCTGATCGCCCACCGCCGCTCCACCCTCAACCTCGCCGACCGCATCGCCGTCCTCGACGGCGGACGCCTGTCCGACATCGGCACCCACGACGAGCTCCAGGAGCGCTCCGCCCTGTACCGGCGGCTGCTCACCGACCCCGACGAGCTGGGCGGCGTCTCACCCGGCCACCCCCTCCCCGGCGGCACCCCGGACGAGGACGAGCACACCGTCCGGGACGAGCTGGACGCCGAGTTCGACGCCGAACGCGGCATCACCCCCGCCCTGTGGGACCGCGAGGCCGCCGCGCCCGGCCCGGCCTCCGCACCCGGCGCCACACCCGAGCTGCTCGCCCGGCTGGAGGCGCTGCCGCCCGCGACCGACACCCCCGACGTGGACGAGGCGCGCGCCGTGCGGCCCGAGCAGTCGTACGGCCTGCGCCGCCTGCTGCGCGGCTTCGGGGCGCCGCTGCTGGTCAGCCTGCTGCTCGTCGCCGTCGACGCCGGGATGGGCCTGCTGCTGCCGGTGCTGATCCGGCACGGCATCGACGAGGGCGTCACCCGGCTGTCGCTCGGCGCGGTGTGGGCCGCCTCCGCACTGGCGCTGCTCACCGTCCTCGCGCAGTGGGCGGCCCAGGTCGGCGAGGTCCGCATGACCGGCCGGACCGGTGAGCGGGTGCTGTACGCGCTCCGCCTGAAGCTCTTCGCCCAGCTCCAGCGGCTCGGCCTGGACTACTACGAGCGCGAGCTGACCGGCCGGATCATGACCCGGATGACGACCGACGTGGACGCCCTGTCGACGTTCCTCCAGACCGGCCTGGTCACCGCCTTCGTCTCCGTGGTGACCTTCTTCGGGATCATGGTCGCGCTCGTCGTCATCGACGTGCAGATGGCGCTCGTCGTCTTCGCGACGCTGCCCGTGCTGGTCGTCGGGACGTTCTTCTTCCGGCGCGCCAGCGTCCGGGCGTACGAGCTGGCGCGCGAACGGATCGGCGCCGTCAACGCCGACCTCCAGGAGTCCGTCGCCGGGCTGCGGATCGTGCAGGCGTTCCGCCGCGAGAAGTCGGGCGCCGCCCGGTTCGCCGAGCGCAGCCTGGAGTACCGCCGGGCGCGGGTGCGCGGCCAGTGGCTGATCTCCGTGTACTTCCCGTTCGTGCAGCTGCTGTCGTCGCTGGCCGCGGCGGCGGTGCTGGTCGTCGGCGCGGGCCGCATCGAGGCGGGCACCCTCACCGCGGGCGCCCTCGTCGCGTACCTGCTCTACATCGACCTGTTCTTCGCCCCCGTGCAGCAGCTGTCGCAGGTCTTCGACGGCTACCAGCAGGCGTCCGTGTCGCTCGGCCGGATGCAGGAGCTGCTGCGCGAGCCGACCTCCACGCCGCCCGCCGCCGACCCGCGCCCGGTGCCGTCGCTGAAGGGCGAGATCGCCTTCGAGGACGTGTCCTTCGCGTACGGCGACGACGAGCCGGCCCTCAGCGGCGTCTCCCTGCGCATCCCGGCCGGGCAGACGGTCGCGTTCGTCGGCGAGACCGGCGCGGGCAAGTCGACGCTGGTGAAGCTGGTCGCGCGGTTCTACGACCCGACGTCCGGCCGGGTCACCGCCGACGGCACCGACCTGCGGGAGCTGGACCTCACCGCGTACCGGCACCGCCTCGGCGTCGTCCCGCAGGAGGCGTACCTGTTCCCCGGCACCGTGCGGGACGCCATCGCCTACGGGCGGCCCGGCGCCACCGACGCCGAGGTGGAGGCCGCCGCGCGGGCGGTCGGCGCGCACGACATGATCGCCACCCTGGACGGCGGGTACCTCCACGAGGTCGCCGAACGCGGACGCAACCTCTCGGCCGGGCAGCGGCAGCTGATCGCCCTGGCCCGCGCCGAACTGGTCGACCCGGACGTGCTGCTGCTCGACGAGGCGACGGCGGCCCTGGACCTGGCGACGGAAGCCCAGGTCAACGCCGCCGCCGAGCGTCTCGCGGGCCGCCGCACCACCCTGGTCGTCGCCCACCGCCTGACCACCGCCGCCCGCGCGGACCGGGTGGTGGTCATGGACCGCGGCCGGGTCGCCGAGGACGGCACCCACGAGGAACTGCTGGCCCGCGGCGGCCGGTACGCCGCCCTGTGGCGCACCTTCGTGGGTGAGCCGGAGCCCGAGCGCGTGGGGTGA
- a CDS encoding DNA polymerase subunit beta, which translates to MSVHPARSALDDRIARLRRLAHADTRLEGVLLYGSWTVGEADAHSDIEAYLYVRDDLLADFDGPGFLARLAPLRLSYTNMYGVLAVVFDDLMRGEFHLTPAGPGIDEVPTWQGMVHLPRPDDAVLLDRTGRLTRAARRLAVFQPPEPVATAQRLVDELTNWTLMLAHLPARGEIAHALLHTVIAPQQLQLCRLLRGSTAHWLTPSRALEQDLPDTDRRRYVSTTAAARDREVRTAARNSRRWSRDLAAEAAGRWVVHLPHELHEQIGSRLDDPR; encoded by the coding sequence ATGTCCGTTCACCCTGCCCGTTCCGCCCTGGACGACCGCATCGCGCGCCTGCGGCGACTCGCCCACGCCGACACCCGGTTGGAGGGCGTACTGCTCTACGGCTCGTGGACCGTGGGCGAAGCAGACGCCCACTCCGACATCGAGGCGTACCTCTACGTCCGGGACGACCTCCTCGCCGACTTCGACGGCCCCGGCTTCCTGGCGCGGCTCGCACCGCTCCGGCTCTCCTACACCAACATGTACGGCGTCCTCGCCGTCGTCTTCGACGATCTGATGCGCGGCGAGTTCCACCTCACCCCCGCCGGTCCCGGCATCGACGAAGTCCCCACCTGGCAAGGCATGGTGCACCTGCCCCGTCCCGACGACGCCGTCCTGCTCGACCGCACCGGCCGGCTCACCCGGGCCGCCCGGCGGTTGGCCGTCTTCCAGCCGCCCGAGCCGGTGGCCACCGCCCAGCGGCTCGTCGACGAGCTGACCAACTGGACGCTCATGCTCGCCCACCTGCCGGCCCGCGGCGAGATCGCCCACGCCCTGCTCCACACGGTCATCGCACCCCAGCAGCTCCAGCTCTGCCGCCTGTTGCGGGGCAGCACGGCCCACTGGCTCACCCCCAGCCGCGCGCTCGAACAGGACCTGCCCGACACCGACCGCCGTCGCTACGTCTCCACCACGGCCGCCGCCCGCGACCGGGAGGTGCGCACGGCGGCACGCAACAGCCGGCGCTGGAGCCGCGACCTGGCCGCCGAGGCCGCAGGCCGCTGGGTCGTCCACCTGCCGCACGAACTCCACGAACAGATCGGCAGCCGTCTGGACGACCCCCGCTGA
- a CDS encoding endonuclease I family protein, whose translation MPSSPAASARRWRLPVLAVAALLVGVAVPGAAAAPAPATASAAVTAYDDTYYASAVGKTGTSLKSALHSIIRNQTKLSYTAVWDALKTTDQDPANSANVRLLYSGTSRSKTLNGGDVGDWNREHVWAQSHGDFGTSAGPGTDLHHLRPTDVQVNSIRGNKDFDMGGSAVSGAPGSYTDSNSFEPRAADKGDVARMILYMAVRYEGTDGWPDLEPNDAVTNGTVPFHGRLSVLKQWNVQDPPDAFERNRNELIYNRYQHNRNPFIDHPEWVESIW comes from the coding sequence ATGCCGTCATCCCCGGCCGCCTCCGCACGCCGCTGGAGGCTCCCCGTCCTGGCCGTCGCCGCCCTGCTCGTCGGGGTGGCCGTACCGGGAGCCGCCGCCGCGCCGGCGCCCGCGACGGCCTCCGCCGCCGTCACCGCGTACGACGACACGTACTACGCGAGCGCCGTCGGCAAGACCGGCACCAGCCTCAAGAGCGCCCTGCACTCGATCATCCGCAACCAGACGAAGCTCTCGTACACGGCGGTCTGGGACGCTCTGAAGACCACCGACCAGGACCCGGCCAACAGCGCCAACGTCCGCCTGCTGTACAGCGGCACCTCCCGCAGCAAGACGCTCAACGGCGGCGACGTCGGCGACTGGAACCGCGAGCACGTCTGGGCCCAGTCCCACGGCGACTTCGGCACCTCCGCCGGGCCCGGCACCGACCTGCACCACCTGCGCCCCACCGACGTGCAGGTCAACAGCATCCGCGGCAACAAGGACTTCGACATGGGCGGCAGCGCGGTCAGCGGCGCGCCCGGCAGCTACACCGACTCCAACAGCTTCGAACCGCGCGCCGCCGACAAGGGCGACGTGGCCCGCATGATCCTCTACATGGCCGTCCGCTACGAGGGCACCGACGGCTGGCCGGACCTGGAGCCCAACGACGCCGTCACCAACGGCACCGTCCCGTTCCACGGCCGCCTGTCGGTGCTGAAGCAGTGGAACGTGCAGGACCCGCCGGACGCGTTCGAGCGCAACCGCAACGAGCTGATCTACAACAGGTACCAGCACAACCGGAACCCGTTCATCGACCACCCGGAGTGGGTCGAGTCCATCTGGTGA